The region ATTATACTGTTATGTGCCTCTATGTCatattagtattgtgttgtaatttcagttccttactgttaatattaacgaaaccgTCGTGAGTTGAATCGATTTCTCACCGTAGTAAGTAGCACGATCATATATTACGACCTACGTAAAATGATTACTGTATAGGGAATGTAATAAAAGGTTTTTTCATGAAACATAAGTGTAGAGGGATAGTAAAGGATGGaatacagcaaaatacaagtgcatAGCACTTATATTCTTTGTTTAGCTTGATATCTTGTACATTCCACCTGTTTAGGATATACGATCGACATTTTTAGCGTGCGGGATTTATGCCATAGTACAGACACTCCgtaaaaatcaaaatcttctgttctttttccttcttttttttatcgtataacaataaattttaatgcatcCTATCgttcttctattttctttttaaaatctttcagttttataattgGTTTATCATTCTTACGCCTTAATAAACTTTgtacacattttataacttaatatatgatatattttattgccttatttataaacattacttgtaattttttataaggcgTATATTTCACCCATGAATGTCATTTATCCCACCTCTATGGGatatatggcaaaaatgcaaaggtttctaaaagttttttttaattaaatacaaaggatgaatatttcatatttctatttttttatagtagtagacagtataaataataaattattggaataatttatttgccttaaacatagtaaatagtactcgataaattaagtttcccTTAGCTACGGCGTATATATCGGAGTTAccctatatatgtattatactccatgcatatgtattatattccTTTTTTCATGCGTATTAGATTTAAGCTTGATGGCATCAAACATTATAAAGATGTACAAGAAAGAGATGGAATACTTCCTTTTGGACAGTCTGGAAGACAAAGtgtcaaatataaattgataaaggAAATGGTTCCAGGAAAACCGGAACTTTTTCCGTTCGATGCACTCACAGCGATAGAACAGTGCACTTTACATCAAGCTATCTCAAATACAATAATGAAAGAAGATTCACGCGGCACGAGTACATTATGTGAAGAGATTGGTCAAAAGTTAACAAGTAATGCGTTTTTATgccatttattttcaaatacctttatatactatatatactttttataaaaaattttgaattaaactGAATTGTGATATAGATAGAGTTTTATTTGCTAATCTATGGAATTGTCCGAGGGAATACGGAGTGATTCTTACGTCGTATGGAACTATTGCTCCAGGTGCTATTATAGGAGCCATTGCTGCTTCCCTTCAACATCAGAATGTTGGATTAAATCAAATCGTTAACACAGAAACGTTTGGTATTGtattcgtaaaaatattttagaaacttAAGAGACTTATTTCCCCAAGCAAACTATCCACAGTATGATAACAGATTTGCTCAGATATTGTAACAGATCCTGTATCATCTACTTGTGATTTGCCGAGCCTGTTGATATAATTCGACAGCGGATTGTCAGCGGAAATCGAGCAGAATCTGTCATTTCGTAAACATTTAAATGGAATAGGTACATCATTTAAACAACAGATTCTGCTCAGTTTCCGCAGTCAATCTGCCATTATATTCCATTAGCAGAACGCAGAATTTTTTGGAATAGATTCCGATCagaattatttagttatttcctTATAGATTTCTATTGTGTTTTCTAGAGAAAACAgagtaattatgcataaaaagacctcaatgaccttgaccttgacatatgttgtcaaggtcaccctcctgagtgacctttaaaagtttttagccggcggtcgttattcgttaaaaagttattaacaaaaaaagtttcgaaaatatagcagctattttcaGTATTGAGAGTttgagaggcataaacgaccaatgttacatatttcttttttttttaagtacagaatatctcgtttcgcgtgaaagtcgctgctttaccaaaacacaacatttaaagcagtaaattgttgataaattaaagtCGACGTATTATAGTCGATTTTACAGCTACAGTGTctatttcaaagaaatgttggatttaaattttgaaccgcgtaaaaattattaataaagtaataattattataatatacatatgtatactatTATTTCGTcctgtaatttctttttttggtaaagcagcgactttctcgcgaaataaagtattctctgctttaacaaaaagacttcaatttatcaacaatttactgctttaaatgttgtgttttggtaaaacagcgactttctcgcgaaataaagtattctctgctttaacaaaaagacttcaatttatcaacaatttactgctttaaatgttgtgttttggtaaagcagcgactttctcgtgaaataaaatattctctgctttaacaaaaagacttcaatttatcaacaatttactgctttaaatgttgtgttttgatAAAACAGcaactttctcgcgaaataaagtattcactGCATTAACAAGAAGactttaatttatcaacaaatttactgctttaaatgttgtgttttggtaaagcagtgACTTTCTcgtgaaataaagtattctctgctttaaaaaaaaaacgtaatattagtcgcaattaaatcgataactctattttaatcttccttttatataattagagCATTAATAGATGACTTGGATGTAtcgtttatgccttccaatactgaaaatagctgctatattttcaaaataactttttttgttaataactttttaacgaataacgaccgccggctaaaaacttctgaaggtcactcaggagggtgaccttgacaacatatgtcaaggtcaaggtcattgatAGGTGAGGtctttttatgcataaattaCCGAAAACAGAATAATTCTGATCGGAATCCATTTCGAAAAGTTTCATCATACATGCCCTGATTCATCTGTTATATTTCTGCTAGCACTCTGTCGACGAACGTTACAGCAGACACTTTCAAAAACTGTTCTCAGCGGATTTAGCCATGCGGCTCGTTTTACAACTGTacatcataataaaaaataatttaaaaaatacaataatagaataataaaaagtagaataacaaaaatttcaaatatatatttaacccttacaaaatgttttctttctttcgttagAAAGGCCTGTTACCATCGCTAGCGTAACTCACATCGAAGAAGTTGACTTTATTATACCAAGAAATGAAATGATTCATGATAAATCAATGTCATATATTTCCTCGCCTAAGCCAGATCTAAAATTAGACAACGTATGGCTAACAACGATTGCAGGTGgagaattttaaattgcaatgTCACTTGTCATTTTAGATCTTTAAtcttaattgaaattaaaatcgaaaaatgaGATAAACTTTTCAGGTGAATTAGCGGAGATGGTAGTATATCAAGGACCTATATTAGACTCCGATATGCAACTTGGAGCCACTGGATTTTGGAATAACACTATGCGTCCCggtgtttattatttaaaaaatcaaaatggcTATTTTGATGCCACCCGTGCTAAAATAGTCAGTGATATCGATGGTAAACATATCTGCAGACAAATATATCACGTCCTTTTATCATAGAAAAGTACGGTATTATACGATTACGAGCGCTATTTACTACCCTTTCGCCTTTGATTCATAGGTCTCATCATAGCGAGTAAGGTGCACACCTGGGTGAACGACTTTTACAGTCTTCGTTTGAGTCAAATTCTTGATATGTATTACTCAGATAACGgtataactttatttaatgaaaacatCAAAGTCTGTGACAGGAAGAAGGGTTTCTCGTACGTCGTGTCCAGGACGCTTTTGGACGAgcaggtttttttttctatatacgcattttaatataatataaatacaacatGCGCCGAACAAGTCAAAGTGTAAACTCTATTATTACGGATCACTTGTAACAGACATACGCCGCATCTCATCTTTTGGCCTACCATAACGATATCGTATTCAAATCTCCAGAAGCTCTTAAACGACTGGTCGATCACGCGATTGCTAAATTCTCAGTTTACGCAAACGATCACCTCTTGACAGAATTACTCTGTCGAAACAGAAAACGTTATCCACAAATAGAAGCGTTGATCGTATTCGACGGTAGTTGGACTGAGGAATACACAATGGATTTGGTCGCGTAAGTCGAGACGAGTGGACTTGTTTGCTATTTCTCAAACGTACCTAATAAGGATAATGATTATTAATCGCAATTAAATCGATAACTCTATTTTAATCttccttttatataattagagCATTAATAGATGACTTGGATGTATCGATGTATAGTTCAAAAATGGGAATTTTACACGGTATATCAGGACAATGGTTGCTCAATGTAACAAGCAGTCCTAGTCTTGCTTATTACGCTATATCTAACTTCAGGAATATTTCATGCAAGTTCTCTCTATATTGTTTGTTGTCATATATCATTTGTTGTCCAGTATGactaatattacatatatttatacaggGCCTACGCGTATAGATCTCGTTACAACGTTGAATGCAATATCCAATTATCTGAATAAAACCTGGGAAGCAAGATGGCAACAACATACAATAGGGAGTCTCGGTCAAGCGATCGTGATATTAGCTCCATTGGCTCAGTTCTCTGAATCAGAGCAAcagacaattttaaaattattaaaagagatCAAGCATCTTCATCCCGGTAATAAACACATTTCTGTACTCTTACTAGAAAAGAGATCAAGTTCAATACATGTATACTTGAAAATCCGAGTCAAATccaataatcaaattttattttctagaattcaagtaaaattcataaaaagtaatatttcatacattatTCCTACTAGCGAAGTAATCGATCTCGACTAGTTTCGAATTTTCGGAATTTTAGAATGAGTACTTGCAGAATTCGGAATGAAGTTGTTTCTATCGTAAAGAATCGAATTTTTACAAGTATAGTATTAAAAACTTCTAAGAATAAAGTTGttagtttattaaagaatGTAATTTGTAAGGAATTTAAGTaacttttattctatatttttaatcatatttttattatatttagtttcAACGATCGATaatctaatatttgtaattatcaaaaaataatatattgaaataattatcgctTTACATCAACGTTTTGATTCGAAGAAACGTAAAATTTCTAGTAAAGTACTCATAAAAGATTCGAACCTATTTAATCCACGTTCGAGTCCACTTGGAAATAATATCCtttgtttttcgaaatacTCATAGAGGGTTCAAACCCATTTCGTCTAGATCTATTTGAAagtattgcttttatttttccaagtaATCATACAGAGTTTGTAACTACGCCAACAGATTCGAATCTACTTGTAAGATACTTAATCCGCCATCGCTACTTTTTACATTTCCTCTGTTAAGCTAGCTTAGCTGGCACTCTCcttgcagaaattaaaaatcaagtaGCACAAAATTACAAGCTATTTAGCTTGTAATATCCCGCAAATATGAGCTTTTATATtctacaaattaaaaattttgagctTGTTACACT is a window of Temnothorax longispinosus isolate EJ_2023e chromosome 1, Tlon_JGU_v1, whole genome shotgun sequence DNA encoding:
- the LOC139809138 gene encoding uncharacterized protein, which produces MSVILSVASGNILSLRGWIFFIILLIFYGISPTESQLRIPDEFKECYVNNNMHDFHLPMNMRVLLDIIRKAETYSYSTMDIRTMSSSLMHRFKLDGIKHYKDVQERDGILPFGQSGRQSVKYKLIKEMVPGKPELFPFDALTAIEQCTLHQAISNTIMKEDSRGTSTLCEEIGQKLTNRVLFANLWNCPREYGVILTSYGTIAPGAIIGAIAASLQHQNVGLNQIVNTETFERPVTIASVTHIEEVDFIIPRNEMIHDKSMSYISSPKPDLKLDNVWLTTIAGELAEMVVYQGPILDSDMQLGATGFWNNTMRPGVYYLKNQNGYFDATRAKIVSDIDGLIIASKVHTWVNDFYSLRLSQILDMYYSDNGITLFNENIKVCDRKKGFSYVVSRTLLDEQTYAASHLLAYHNDIVFKSPEALKRLVDHAIAKFSVYANDHLLTELLCRNRKRYPQIEALIVFDGSWTEEYTMDLVAALIDDLDVSMYSSKMGILHGISGQWLLNVTSSPSLAYYAISNFRNISWPTRIDLVTTLNAISNYLNKTWEARWQQHTIGSLGQAIVILAPLAQFSESEQQTILKLLKEIKHLHPDLYFLYYVSEYNSRIFQPFVLSEQDRLILGPNIDAIAQYLSTLPRTLKPVTVSKLDTEEPSKFKNKIENYISPSKSITYMLHSQHTANMKITITVHNFGYGTIKACSWNQFNSEETMACQQLNAHKEINLIDNYTCIDIRCPHIYLRIQNATSFYKCAEMECKLPDQVRYIIRMQNTYNSAKKMIFINVFVTLYLYLQLAVFNI